A genome region from Maridesulfovibrio salexigens DSM 2638 includes the following:
- a CDS encoding efflux RND transporter periplasmic adaptor subunit, whose translation MSKFKHILIPVILVAVAAFAAGYILSGTKGHQPEKKLVAEHEDHGLEATVTDSGEVVWTCSMHPQIQLPEPGKCPICFMDLIPLEKGGESGDEAVSLRQISLTSSARKLAGIATTPVARRSVNVQTRMLGKVDYDETRIGTITAWTGGRIDKLYIDYTGSSVRKGQAMASIYSPELLTAQAELIQAVKAKSALKGSSLKVVKDTAARTEQAAREKLRLLGLSKSQIENIIKRGKAAEHITLYSPMSGIVIKKDVVEGVYVKTGTPIYTIADLSRVWVILEAYESDLPWIKMGMKVSFNTEAYPGKNFEGKVVYIDPVVNEKTRTVRVRLEVPNKGLKLKPGMFVRAVNKEEKQAGTELVIPASAPLITGKRAVVYIGVPGKEGVFEGREIVLGPKAGDFYVVKYGLSEGEQVVTKGNFKIDSAIQIIAKPSMMNPESGVKTVAHDHGSNSADMENMDKQAKADRTLPPIFASKLVFLKKDFDSLMEIAESANLENSRKQFSAFFESLGKIDASGLKGDASLAWKELSMLLRNDAVLGSGVKDRQRLKSIIAETANHFKRLDTTFGIATLAANSANKAEAPEAFQMQLGKVFNAYSAFTEALAADNLQNAQKQSALMAEELKKIDHTSLSGDAHKIWMDALENINDGMSAIREAKDIVGARAGLEPLSYGMIDAVEKLGIKSTKPVYEIFCPMAFDFKGAKWMQSDEDIRNPYFGEAMLQCGEVERQLKAGE comes from the coding sequence ATGAGCAAATTTAAACATATACTGATCCCGGTCATCCTTGTTGCTGTCGCCGCATTTGCAGCCGGATACATCCTTTCCGGCACAAAGGGACATCAGCCAGAAAAGAAATTAGTTGCCGAACACGAAGATCACGGACTTGAAGCAACAGTTACCGACTCTGGAGAAGTGGTCTGGACCTGTTCCATGCACCCACAGATCCAGCTGCCTGAGCCGGGCAAATGCCCCATATGTTTTATGGATCTCATCCCGCTGGAAAAAGGTGGTGAGTCCGGCGATGAAGCTGTCAGCCTCCGACAGATCAGCCTGACCTCATCCGCCCGCAAGCTGGCCGGGATAGCCACTACCCCGGTAGCAAGACGAAGCGTTAATGTGCAAACCCGCATGCTCGGCAAGGTCGACTACGATGAAACCCGTATCGGCACCATTACCGCATGGACCGGAGGACGCATCGACAAGCTGTACATCGACTATACCGGAAGCTCTGTGCGGAAAGGACAGGCTATGGCTTCCATCTACAGCCCGGAATTACTAACGGCGCAGGCTGAGTTGATTCAGGCGGTCAAGGCCAAGTCTGCCCTGAAAGGCAGCTCTCTGAAAGTTGTTAAGGACACCGCCGCCCGCACTGAACAAGCCGCACGGGAAAAACTGCGCCTGCTGGGACTTTCCAAAAGCCAGATCGAAAATATCATCAAACGGGGAAAAGCCGCTGAGCACATCACCCTCTACTCGCCCATGAGCGGAATAGTTATCAAAAAAGATGTTGTCGAAGGTGTTTACGTCAAGACCGGAACTCCTATCTATACTATTGCCGACCTTTCAAGGGTCTGGGTAATTCTTGAGGCTTATGAATCCGACCTTCCGTGGATCAAGATGGGTATGAAGGTAAGTTTCAACACTGAGGCTTATCCCGGTAAGAATTTCGAAGGTAAGGTGGTCTACATTGACCCGGTGGTTAATGAAAAAACCCGTACGGTCCGGGTGCGTCTGGAAGTTCCCAACAAGGGGTTGAAGCTAAAGCCGGGAATGTTCGTACGTGCAGTGAACAAGGAAGAAAAACAGGCCGGAACAGAACTGGTCATCCCTGCTTCAGCTCCGCTCATCACCGGTAAACGGGCCGTGGTTTACATTGGCGTTCCCGGTAAGGAAGGCGTCTTTGAAGGACGTGAAATAGTCCTCGGACCCAAGGCCGGAGACTTCTATGTAGTCAAATACGGTCTCAGCGAAGGCGAACAGGTTGTTACCAAAGGTAACTTCAAGATTGACAGCGCCATCCAGATCATTGCCAAACCAAGCATGATGAATCCTGAAAGCGGCGTAAAAACGGTTGCCCATGACCACGGTTCTAATTCTGCTGACATGGAAAATATGGATAAGCAGGCAAAGGCAGATCGCACCCTACCGCCTATATTTGCATCAAAACTGGTCTTCCTGAAAAAAGATTTTGATTCCCTCATGGAGATTGCAGAGTCCGCCAACCTTGAAAACAGCCGCAAACAATTCTCCGCATTCTTTGAAAGTCTCGGCAAGATTGATGCTTCCGGCCTTAAGGGAGACGCTTCCCTTGCTTGGAAAGAATTGTCCATGCTGCTTCGGAACGATGCAGTACTCGGCAGTGGTGTAAAAGATCGACAAAGACTGAAATCAATAATAGCTGAAACAGCGAACCACTTCAAACGGCTGGATACAACATTCGGAATTGCAACACTTGCCGCCAACTCTGCAAACAAGGCTGAAGCTCCTGAAGCTTTCCAAATGCAGTTGGGTAAAGTCTTTAATGCCTATTCAGCATTTACTGAAGCTCTCGCAGCCGACAATCTGCAAAACGCTCAAAAGCAATCCGCACTCATGGCTGAAGAGTTGAAAAAAATAGATCACACTTCACTCTCCGGTGATGCACATAAGATTTGGATGGATGCGCTGGAGAATATCAATGACGGTATGTCCGCCATCCGCGAGGCCAAGGATATTGTCGGAGCCCGCGCCGGACTGGAACCCCTTTCATACGGCATGATTGATGCGGTTGAAAAACTGGGTATCAAGTCCACCAAACCGGTCTACGAAATATTCTGCCCTATGGCCTTTGATTTCAAGGGAGCCAAGTGGATGCAATCCGATGAAGACATCCGCAACCCCTACTTCGGGGAAGCCATGCTCCAATGCGGTGAAGTTGAGCGTCAGCTCAAGGCCGGAGAGTAA